In the genome of Armatimonadota bacterium, the window GCGTCGACATCCGGCGCGAAGTAGCGGTCTTCGTCCCAGGCCGGGACGGTTTCGCGCAGCTCGCCGTGCAGCGCCTCGAGCGCGGGGCTCGAGCGAAGCGGGCGGCGCAGGTCGAGCCCCTGCGCCGCGGCGAGCAGCTCGATCGCCAGGATTGCGCCCAGATTCTCGGCCATATCGCCCAGCCGCCGCGCGGCATAGGTCGCCATCGAAACGTAGTCCTCTTGGTTCGCCGCGGTCGGGATCGAGTCAATGCTGCCCGGATGCGCCATCGCCTTGTTCTCGCTGGCTAGCGCGGCGGCGGTGACCTGGGCGACCATGAAGCCCGTGTTGAGCCCGGCCTCAGCGACCAGGAAGGCCGGCAGGCCGCTCATCCCTTGATCGACCAGGAAAGCGGTGCGCCGCTCGGACATCGAGCCGGTCTCGGCCAGCGCCAGCGCCAGGTTGTCGGCGACCATTCCCACCGGTTGCGCATGGAAATTGCCGCCGAATAGGAGATCGCCGCTCGCAGGATCGATCAGCGGGTTGTCGGTGACGGCCCGGAGCTCGCGGCCGAGGATGCTCGCGACATGGGCGATCTGGTCGAGCACGGCGCCCATCACCTGCGGCATGCAGCGCAGGGAATAGGGGTCCTGCACCCGCGCCACCGGGCGGTCCGCCTGGATGCCGCTTCCCGCGAGCCAGGTCCGCAGCACGTCCGCTACCGCCGCCTGGCCGATCTGTGCACGCAGGTCGTGGATACGGGGGTCGAAGGCCGCCGCCGTGCCGCTGCCGGCCTCGACGCTGAGCGCACCGCAGGCGAGCGCCGCAGCAAGATGCGACTCGGCCAGGAACAGCCCCTCGATCGCCAGCGCGGTCGAGACCTGGGTGCCATTGACGATCGCCAACCCTTCCTTCGGCTCGAGCACCAGGGGGGCGAGCCCGACCTCGGCCAGGGCCCGCGCCGCCGGCATCCGCTCGCCGCGCAGATAGGCGTCGCCCTCACCCAGCAGGCAAACGCCGAGATGCGCGAGCGGGGCGAGGTCGCCCGACGCGCCGACAGATCCCTTGGCGGGGATGACCGGCAGCAGGT includes:
- the hutH gene encoding histidine ammonia-lyase, which translates into the protein MARDLEIRPGRLTLGTLRELEGAKTRFVLSEDARAAIRASKRVLDQAIEGGRRIYGVTTGAGPLAGQVIGRDLMGEMQRRLVLSNAVGVGAPLSPGVTRRVMLLKIATLAAGASGVGEALADRLVAMLNADLLPVIPAKGSVGASGDLAPLAHLGVCLLGEGDAYLRGERMPAARALAEVGLAPLVLEPKEGLAIVNGTQVSTALAIEGLFLAESHLAAALACGALSVEAGSGTAAAFDPRIHDLRAQIGQAAVADVLRTWLAGSGIQADRPVARVQDPYSLRCMPQVMGAVLDQIAHVASILGRELRAVTDNPLIDPASGDLLFGGNFHAQPVGMVADNLALALAETGSMSERRTAFLVDQGMSGLPAFLVAEAGLNTGFMVAQVTAAALASENKAMAHPGSIDSIPTAANQEDYVSMATYAARRLGDMAENLGAILAIELLAAAQGLDLRRPLRSSPALEALHGELRETVPAWDEDRYFAPDVDAARAVLASGAAMTPEARAVLPSFGAA